One Nyctibius grandis isolate bNycGra1 chromosome 26, bNycGra1.pri, whole genome shotgun sequence DNA window includes the following coding sequences:
- the LOC137673635 gene encoding feather keratin Cos2-3 translates to MSCYDQCQPCQPCGPTPLANSCNEPCVRQCQNSTVVIQPSPVVVALPGPILSSFPQNTIVGSSTSAAVGSILSCDGVPIDSGCCDLSCISSRYCGRRCPPC, encoded by the coding sequence ATGTCCTGCTACGACCAGTGCCAGCCATGCCAGCCCTGCGGCCCGACCCCGCTGGCCAACAGCTGCAAcgagccctgtgtcaggcagtgccagAACTCCACCGTCGTCATCCAGCCCTCCCCTGTGGTGGTGGCCCTCcctggccccatcctcagctccttcccacagaacacCATTGTGGGAtcttccacctctgctgctgttggcagcatccTCAGCTGTGATGGAGTGCCCATCGACTCCGGGTGCTGTGACCTCTCCTGCATTTCCAGCCGCTACTGTGGCAGAAGGTGCCCCCCCTGCTAA